The Hyperolius riggenbachi isolate aHypRig1 chromosome 3, aHypRig1.pri, whole genome shotgun sequence genome window below encodes:
- the LOC137562191 gene encoding olfactory receptor 5V1-like has translation MEPGHENNSNIHNTFHILAFSKLSHLSSVLFVLLLFMYLMSSVGNVLITSLISLTSNLHTPMYFFLRNLSVQDTVYVSSILPKLMAITVTGDNSISFVGCITQMFMFVFCLDAAFFLLTSMAYDRYVAICKPLHYNTIMNNRLCFLFNMSCWWGGGANGLMHSLMISKLVFCKSRNINHIFCELKTILALSCSDTSVIANIILIEGLFIGVIPFLLIVVSYMFIISTIFKIHTSSGRMKAFSSCSSHLVIVVLLYATSLGFYMKKDSEDSQEQDKFLSLLYVAVVPMLNPIVYSLRNKEVIKAMKTLVNTNKRP, from the coding sequence ATGGAGCCTGGACATGAAAATAATAGCAACATCCATAACACATTCCATATTTTGGCATTTTCCAAACTTTCACACTTATCGAGTGTACTTTTTGTActacttttatttatgtatttgatGTCTTCTGTTGGAAATGTACTTATTACCTCTCTCATTAGCCTGACTTCCAACCTGCATACCCCAATGTACTTTTTCCTACGTAATCTTTCAGTACAAGACACTGTTTATGTCTCATCCATTCTGCCGAAGCTCATGGCTATCACGGTAACAGGAGACAACAGTATATCCTTCGTAGGCTGTATAACACAGATGTTTATGTTTGTCTTTTGTCTTGATGCAGCATTTTTCCTTCTGACATCCATGGCTTATGATCGCTATGTGGCTATTTGTAAACCCCTTCACTATAACACCATCATGAATAACAGGCTGTGTTTCCTGTTTAACATGTCATGTTGGTGGGGTGGGGGAGCCAATGGATTAATGCACTCATTGATGATATCTAAGTTGGTATTCTGTAAGTCACGAAACATAAATCATATATTCTGTGAACTTAAAACCATTCTGGCTCTCTCTTGCTCTGACACATCTGTCATTGCGAATATTATTTTAATAGAGGGATTATTCATTGGGGTCATACCATTTTTACTGATTGTGGTCTCTTACATGTTCATCATATCTACCATTTTCAAGATTCATACATCATCAGGAAGAATGAAGGCCTTTTCCAGTTGCTCATCACACCTCGTCATTGTGGTATTGCTCTATGCTACATCGCTTGGGTTCTACATGAAAAAGGATTCTGAGGATTCTCAAGAACAAGACAAATTCCTCTCCTTATTGTACGTGGCTGTAGTGCCAATGTTAAACCCAATAGTTTATAGTCTGAGGAACAAAGAGGTTATAAAAGCAATGAAAACACTTGTAAACACTAATAAAAGACCATAA